AATCCCGGTGCATTGAGTGGAACTACAGTTACAGTTACTCCGGTTTCAACGACTACTTACACAGTGACAGGAACAGCTTTGAATGGATGCACTTCCACCGCGCAGGTAACTGTAACTGTTAATCCGACACCAACAGTAACTGCAACTGCATCCAATCCTGCAATTTGCGCCGGAAGTTCCACCACTTTAAACGGAGCGGGTGCATTTTCTTACTCATGGAATCCCGGGGCATTAGTGGGAACTTCGGTTTCTGTTTCTCCTGCTTCCACAACAACATACACAGTCACCGGAACTTCAGCAGCAGGTTGTTCATCAACTGCTCAGGTAACTATAACAGTAAATCCAACACCAACAGTTACGGCAACTTCAGCAAGTTCTTCAATTTGTATTGGAAGTTCAACTACACTCACAGGCGCTGGGGCGAGCACGTACGCATGGAATCCTGGCGCATTGAGCGGAACTACTGTAACTGTTTCTCCTGTTTCAACAACTACTTATACAGTAACGGGAACGGATGCACTTGGATGCACCAACACCGCCCAGGTAACTATTACTGTTAATCCATTACCGGTACCTACAGCATCTTCTTCTCCATCTACTATTTGTTCCGGACAATCGGTTTCGCTTTCATCTTCAGGTGGAATAACTTATACTTGGAATGGAGGTGGACTTTCAAATGCCAATGGGTCTTCTCAAACAGATTCCCCTTCTGGGAACACAACATATACTGTGGCGGTAACTGATGCTAATGGTTGTTCTGCCAATGCACAGGTTTCTGTTGTGGTCAATGCTCTTCCGAATGCAAATGCCGGATTGGATCAAACTGTTTGTGTGGGAACGACTGTTTCATTGAATGCGAATGGAGGAACAACTTATTTATGGAACGGGGGAGCACTGGTGAATGCAAATGGTGCATCACAAACTGTGAATCCTAATTCGACAACGAATTATACTGTTACAGTAACGGATGCAAACGGTTGTTCGAATAACGACACTGTTGCGGTGAATGTGAATCCGCTTCCCAATGTAAATGCCGGGCCTGATGTTTCTATATGCCCGAATTCTTCTATTCAATTGAATGCTTCAGGCGCTTCAAATTATTCATGGTCGCCCTCTGCCGGACTAAGTTCAAATAGCATTTCGAATCCAGTTGCATCTCCAACAGTTACTACAACTTACGGTGTTACGGGAACTGATGTTAATGGCTGTGTGAATATTGATTCGTTGACTGTTTCCATTGGTTCAAATCTTTCTGTTTTTGCTGGGGCAGATGTAACGATTTGTTCCGGTGATACAGTTCAATTGAGCACTGGTGGCGGATCAATTTATTCATGGACTCCCGCTGCAACTTTAACTTCTCCTTCAACAGCCACGACCGGAGCTTTCCCGTCTTCCACAACTACTTATGTTGTGAATGTAACGGATGCGAATAATTGTTCAGGAAGTGATTCAGTGACTGTTTTCGTGAACGGACCTGTTGGATTAGCGGTTACCGGTTCAACCACAATTTGTATTGGACAATCGGCCACATTAACGGCCACTCCATCGAATGGAATGGGATCATACACCTATACTTGGAGTAATGGACTTGTTGGTCCGGGGCCACAGGTAGTTTCACCAAATACTTCAACTACTTATTCTGTTTCTGTCACAGATTCTATCGGGTGTTCTTCACCAACACAAACTATTACAGTGAATGTAAATCCTCCGCTTTCCCTTGCGAATATTGCTTCCTCTTCGGTATGTACAGGAAGTTCTGCTACACTTACAGCAACAGCAACCGGGGGAGATGGTAATTTTAATTATAACTGGATGCCGGGAGCGATGACTTTCAATCCTGTTACAGTTTCGCCGAATGTGACCACAACCTATACAGTGGTTGTTACTGATGGATGCGGAACTCCTCCAGATACTACCACCGTTACAGTGAATGTGAATCCGGCGCCAACAGTTACTTCTTCGAGTACGCCGGAGAATTGTGGTGGTTCCGATGGAACTGCAAATGTAAACGCGAATGGAGGCACACCTGGTTATACCTACCTCTGGAGCAATTCCGGTACAAATTCTTCCATAAATAATCTCCCTGCAGGAACTTATTCGGTGACGGTGACAGATGCGAATGGTTGTACTGCGAATACAACGGTTGTTGTTACTTCTGCAGGTTCTGCCGTCGCAAACGCCGGCGTTGCAGTTACAATTATTTTCGGTGACAGTACTCAACTTACCGCCACGGGTTCGTTAGGAACTTACAGTTGGTCGCCGCCAACAGGATTGAGTTGTACTGCTTGTCTGAACCCGATCGCTTCACCTACAGTTACGACCACTTATACATTAACTGTAACTGATACTTCAGGTTGTACTGCAACGGATACTGTTACCGTTTCGGTCGATATGAATTGCGGTGATGTTTATCTTCCGAATGCATTCTCACCGAATGGGGATAATGAGAACGATATTTATTTTGTTCGCGGGAATTGTATCAAGATGATGCAGTTCGAGATCTATAATCGCTGGGGTGAAAAGGTTTTTTCATCTGATGACGTAACAAAAGGATGGGATGGAACCTGGAGAGGTGAAAAGTGTGAGGCAGCTGTTTTCTCTTATTTTCTCCGGGCTACAATGATTGACGGAACACAGATAGAAAAACAGGGAAATATTTCTCTTGTAAAATAATTATAAAAGAAAAGAAAAAATGTTCGAATTGATAAAAAATAAATCAATAGCAATAAAAATTGTGCCTGCCTCAATTTTTATTATGGGGTCGTTATCCCTGGGCGCACAGGACATTCATTTTTCTCAAATGACCGAGTCCTCTTTATTGATGAATCCGGCGGAAGCGGCGCTTGGTCATGATGTGATGGCGATCATTAATTATAAGGATCAGTGGCGGAGCGTATCAGCTTTATCTGCATACAAAACATTCAACGTAAGTGCGGATATGGCTGTGCTGAAAAAAGATAACGGAAGCCGGCTGGGAGCAGGACTAAATGTATTTTCGGATTGCGCCGGTGATGCAGGAATGACATCTAACATTGGTAATCTTCATTTGTCAGGCGTACTCGCAGCCAATGCTAACAATCTTTTTTCTGCAGGGATCTATGGTGGATTTGGTCAGCGTACATTGAAGTACGATCAGTTGAATTGGGATAATCAGTATGACGGTATGCATTACAATTCTGCTCTTTCATCCGGTGAACCATCAACAGCATTTGCGAATCATAATTATTTTGACATTGGCGCAGGCGTTGCCTGGTTCTATAGCAGAGATCATGCAACACTCAGTTCAAATGATCAGCGTTCATTCAACATCGGATTTTCGGTGCACCATCTCAATCAGCCCTCCTATAGTTTCTATGGCGATAATTCGAAACGTTTGCCAATGCAAATTGTCGCACACGGAGTAGGAGAGATCGGCCTTAAGAATTATAACATGGTCCTTGAACCTGCATACCTGTTCATGATGCAGGCCGGTCACCGCGAGATAAACGCCGGCATGATGATCAGGTTTCTCCTGCAGGATGCATCAAAATACACTGGAAGAAAAAAACCTTCTGCATTTGCAGTCGGTGGATATTATCGTTTTGGAGATGCTATCGTAATCAGTACGCGCTATGAATTTTCTGATTTTGCTATCGGTATGAGTTACGATGTGAATATGTCGGATCTGAAAGCGGCTTCCCGTGCGAAAGGTGGATTTGAAATTTCACTGAGATACATGACTCCGAATCCTTTTGAAAAAACAAACACTTCAAAATTGTTTGACTAAATAAAAAGATGTGTCGTTGAAAAGATCATTTGTACCCGGTGATCTTTTTTTATTTCAATCGTCCGCCGCGGAAAAAATATTTTGTGTAATACGCTTCATCAAGAGAATTGATGATCACACCATGATGAGAACTCGCATGTACAAAATGCCTGTTTTGAAGATAAACTCCAACGTGCGAAACTGTTTTTGAATTGATCTTGAAAAAGATCAGGTCGCCCTCCTTCAGATTTTTTTCCGAAACTTTTTCGCAGGCATCATTGAGAGAGGCGGCGGAACCGGAAATAGTTTTTTTATAGACATTCGAATACAGGTTGCAAACGAAACCGGAACAATCCACACCACTTTTTGTTTTTCCTCCGTAAACATACGGCGTCCCATACCAGTCATCAATGAATTTGTAAAGCGCGATATTGGCGATCTCTTTTTCATTCACACCCAATATTCCTGCATATTTTTTGCGGATCACATCATCATTATTCGCAGCAGATTTTGCCGCATGTTTCTCCCCGCTGCAATCCACAAAAAATATTGCAAGTACACAACACAGGATGAAGAATATTCCTCTCCGCTTTTTCATACAGCTAATTTATCCTTGTCAAAAGTCGAACCAGTGGAGTGTACTATCATTTTTTCATGCCCAAAATGTTGATAACCAGCCCTGCTATCAGAGTGTATAGAATTATTAACTTTGTTGGATTGGGCTATTTCATCGAAAAACGGGAAATGGATTGGCCTGAGGTTTGCCTTGATCACGTTATGAAACGAATACTGGTTTTCTTTTTATTTCTTTCGGTCCCTTTCGTCTTCGGTTTTCAAACGGTGACGGCCGGTGATACCAACGCAC
This sequence is a window from Bacteroidota bacterium. Protein-coding genes within it:
- a CDS encoding gliding motility-associated C-terminal domain-containing protein — its product is SPTICSGSSTTLTGSGASTYTWNPGALSGTTVTVTPASTTTYTVTGTSAAGCTSTAQVTVTVNPTPTVTATAGSPTICAGSSTTLTGAGASTYTWNPGALSGTTVTVTPASTTTYTVTGTSAAGCTSTAQITITVNPTPTVTATAASPTICSGNSTTLTGAGASTYAWNPGALSGTTVTVTPVSTTTYTVTGTALNGCTSTAQVTVTVNPTPTVTATASNPAICAGSSTTLNGAGAFSYSWNPGALVGTSVSVSPASTTTYTVTGTSAAGCSSTAQVTITVNPTPTVTATSASSSICIGSSTTLTGAGASTYAWNPGALSGTTVTVSPVSTTTYTVTGTDALGCTNTAQVTITVNPLPVPTASSSPSTICSGQSVSLSSSGGITYTWNGGGLSNANGSSQTDSPSGNTTYTVAVTDANGCSANAQVSVVVNALPNANAGLDQTVCVGTTVSLNANGGTTYLWNGGALVNANGASQTVNPNSTTNYTVTVTDANGCSNNDTVAVNVNPLPNVNAGPDVSICPNSSIQLNASGASNYSWSPSAGLSSNSISNPVASPTVTTTYGVTGTDVNGCVNIDSLTVSIGSNLSVFAGADVTICSGDTVQLSTGGGSIYSWTPAATLTSPSTATTGAFPSSTTTYVVNVTDANNCSGSDSVTVFVNGPVGLAVTGSTTICIGQSATLTATPSNGMGSYTYTWSNGLVGPGPQVVSPNTSTTYSVSVTDSIGCSSPTQTITVNVNPPLSLANIASSSVCTGSSATLTATATGGDGNFNYNWMPGAMTFNPVTVSPNVTTTYTVVVTDGCGTPPDTTTVTVNVNPAPTVTSSSTPENCGGSDGTANVNANGGTPGYTYLWSNSGTNSSINNLPAGTYSVTVTDANGCTANTTVVVTSAGSAVANAGVAVTIIFGDSTQLTATGSLGTYSWSPPTGLSCTACLNPIASPTVTTTYTLTVTDTSGCTATDTVTVSVDMNCGDVYLPNAFSPNGDNENDIYFVRGNCIKMMQFEIYNRWGEKVFSSDDVTKGWDGTWRGEKCEAAVFSYFLRATMIDGTQIEKQGNISLVK
- a CDS encoding PorP/SprF family type IX secretion system membrane protein — translated: MGSLSLGAQDIHFSQMTESSLLMNPAEAALGHDVMAIINYKDQWRSVSALSAYKTFNVSADMAVLKKDNGSRLGAGLNVFSDCAGDAGMTSNIGNLHLSGVLAANANNLFSAGIYGGFGQRTLKYDQLNWDNQYDGMHYNSALSSGEPSTAFANHNYFDIGAGVAWFYSRDHATLSSNDQRSFNIGFSVHHLNQPSYSFYGDNSKRLPMQIVAHGVGEIGLKNYNMVLEPAYLFMMQAGHREINAGMMIRFLLQDASKYTGRKKPSAFAVGGYYRFGDAIVISTRYEFSDFAIGMSYDVNMSDLKAASRAKGGFEISLRYMTPNPFEKTNTSKLFD
- a CDS encoding C40 family peptidase, encoding MKKRRGIFFILCCVLAIFFVDCSGEKHAAKSAANNDDVIRKKYAGILGVNEKEIANIALYKFIDDWYGTPYVYGGKTKSGVDCSGFVCNLYSNVYKKTISGSAASLNDACEKVSEKNLKEGDLIFFKINSKTVSHVGVYLQNRHFVHASSHHGVIINSLDEAYYTKYFFRGGRLK